In Nymphaea colorata isolate Beijing-Zhang1983 chromosome 5, ASM883128v2, whole genome shotgun sequence, one genomic interval encodes:
- the LOC116254653 gene encoding copper transporter 1-like produces the protein MEKGAEMEGMAMAPSTGRGMQMQQQDKMMMHMTFFWGKDAEVLFDGWPGTRPGMYALSLVLVFLTALLVEWLTACRLARPAGGGVAAGLLQTLAYTLRMGLAYLVMLAVMSFNVGILLVAVAGHALGFLLFGSRVFEGKKRNYVEYKNECSEEP, from the coding sequence ATGGAGAAAGGGGCGGAGATGGAGGGAATGGCAATGGCGCCAAGCACTGGGCGTGGTATGCAGATGCAGCAGCAGGACAAGATGATGATGCACATGACTTTCTTCTGGGGGAAGGATGCTGAAGTATTGTTTGATGGGTGGCCGGGAACGAGGCCGGGCATGTACGCCCTCTCGTTGGTCCTTGTGTTTTTAACTGCTCTCCTTGTAGAGTGGCTGACTGCCTGCCGATTGGCCCGGCCGGCCGGCGGAGGGGTAGCTGCAGGGCTGCTGCAGACGCTTGCCTACACGCTGAGGATGGGTTTGGCCTACTTGGTGATGTTGGCGGTTATGTCTTTCAATGTGGGCATCCTGTTGGTTGCCGTCGCCGGCCACGCCCTGGGATTCTTGCTATTTGGGAGCAGAGTTTTTGAAGGGAAGAAGCGAAATTATGTAGAATATAAAAATGAGTGCTCAGAAGAACCTTAG
- the LOC116254636 gene encoding copper transporter 6-like, with amino-acid sequence MEHGGGMNGMMGGGDNMTMAPAGGGDMHMQHHKMMMHMTFFWGKDALILFDGWPGGSLGKYLASLVIVFLVALLIEWLCFCGLARPRKPSPVTGLLQTAIYTLRVGLSYLVMLALMSFNVGVLLVAVAGHAVGFLIFGSRVCKRTRDDDGQPPDVLPHGKC; translated from the coding sequence atggaGCATGGTGGCGGAATGAACGGAATGATGGGAGGAGGGGATAACATGACGATGGCGCCTGCCGGCGGGGGTGACATGCACATGCAGCACCACAAGATGATGATGCATATGACCTTCTTCTGGGGGAAGGATGCCCTCATATTGTTCGACGGCTGGCCCGGCGGCAGCCTCGGCAAGTACCTCGCCTCATTGGTCATCGTCTTCCTCGTCGCCCTCTTGATCGAGTGGCTCTGTTTCTGCGGCCTGGCCCGGCCGAGGAAGCCGAGCCCTGTCACCGGGCTTCTTCAGACCGCCATATACACGCTGCGCGTGGGCTTGAGTTACCTGGTGATGCTCGCCCTCATGTCCTTCAACGTTGGGGTGCTGCTCGTCGCCGTCGCTGGTCACGCTGTGGGGTTCTTGATCTTTGGCAGCCGAGTCTGTAAACGGACCAGGGACGACGATGGGCAACCACCAGATGTTCTCCCACATGGAAAATGCTAG